gcattctagttgactcttgagagttcttgagtttagagagacttagtgttgagaagaatttgttaatcctatagttttatggaccttgaggtcgcattgagtgctTGAGATGATGAGACAATGTTGGAGCTGGGTGTAGTTCTGCTTTTgagaatccttaataagtaaaaggatagagaaacttgagatcctattgatttttcataatttgaggttggtatgttactaccttgttttgaaatgagaaccttgtggaatttttgaggaaccttctcttggagtttagagcatGGTATTGGgactcttgattgaaggtttactttttgaggaacccatagttgacactagtgggATACAAATACTGACTTTGTTGGAagtcttgaccttaggcttgtgaaagtcgtttcgggatgtttgagaatttggagcgttgagatcacacttatagtgaaatatcttgttccagggaatatgttaggaagaagtaacataagcgattgaggagacTCTTGGGAGTGATGTTGTTATTGGAGATatgagtgtctggcgtttccttggtATCTAATCTCCCTttttccttgatcatgagcgttaccgctcatatctctcttccttacatcatcatactcctctcgtaagtttgatgttggtaacctatgaaactctatctttgacatccttgtaattatgacttcaattcttaccccataaaattcatcatagctctttttgatcagttaagcttgaatcctttttgAGACTGctcctatgatgtctaagttacttttcacttgggaatttctaaatatttcaagctactagttcgattcattcttgaaagtttatgtcacttctgcaacctaacctatttttaaggatttgaaaatgaaattttgatttatttccgtaaggtattcctttttcttacttttgttccgagttactaagccttagttaatcataatttagTAAGATATCGttcttactatagaattttaaactgaaattttgaaaatacttttatgattttcaatggttttaacattagtgaatgttgaatctcgttgttggtgacgtcccaataatgggttttctcatttattggtgtagaaatatttttatatcttgatatgaatatggatgttcttgtctgatcaacaagagtatcaccgtttcattgaaaagatacctatattttcttataactataatttctccttctaagtttcgagggcgaaactttttaaaaggaggggtgattgtaacgccccgtaaatttcggaccgctaatatattttgaaaataattaattaatcaagtaaaatttgacaataatgtatttaaagtaaaaataattcaaagaaatataattttattatattctgaagaaaagtatttattttgatagttttgaaatgtttaaaaatagtttaaaccgtgtaaaatcttttatttcgaaataagggcgtatcggggggaaaaatgacaattcgtttgaacgttgggtaaacgaatttggaaatgggtcgtatgaatactcaattttattgtaatctcgtgtttaaagactttggacttgacggaatttgcgtttgacttacggatttaattattattgaaacgagtcaaaaccgactcgtaaaaatcccgactaaaaatcccgcactccCTTTTTCCTCCTTTATTTCTCCCTTACGCGGACCACACtccccttttctttcttttttctggtttgttcatatcatcatcatcaacaaaacaccaaaacaccatttatataatttcaagctcaaaatcgacgtaatttcttcgttactagtccgtttttcgcataatttacctttttCGGAATCCCCGccacgatctacaacttagtatgttctaatttcagttttcattaagttattttaagaccAATTTTTGGAAATTCGGTtttatatgcttattattgtgttttaattgtttatttaggtgaaggattggaagacgagttcggggactcgtatattgtagaggatagcggctagtgtcgttagggtttgggttttcaaggtgttaattgctctttttctagcttaaggtaacatatttcgagttactcgacgaaagatcgtcacatgtttttgatttttgtatgtttggtgatttttgtttgaatagtagttttcacatgtaaaatttgttgcatgcatgtttaatttgtgccttttgttagtttaaattatcaaagttgaattggggacgattaattaatgttcagacggtcttttactaaacaaaaatggaaaaaaaatggtggtgtaggggacgggcagcaggccggcaggcccgtggcaggcccacggcgagcccacggctggcccgggtcggcccgttgcttgtttcgcggttttccatgttttgtccgtcattttaggttcattaaggaTGTAATTAGAATAAGTACACATGGTTAAACTTGTGAAGTGAATCATAATAGTAACTAAAAGTTATGTTAATGGTagataaattatgttatattgataattatcacatgttagggtagtttacaaaatgaaattgtaattaataggctcaaaatgaattttatagtgataattgtaatgttttgttgattgtgccgaaaactgagccttaatccctttgactgatgcgatgtcagttattTGAGTGGTTGGTcaaccgcaatttgacccgtacctgtcgcagggctggggttgcgggtaaaaattcggttgaatgatttagataatcggcctttttcttgttttaggccatttattatatctctatttcacatgtgtagttagttgaatttaaatagcttcttatttagttagttgaatttaaatagcttcttattttgtagtaatggccctagattcccctaaagcctttaatattgttaaaattgctagaattggaagttagtattgaattcttattgaggaactgttgggattgtatgctgtaaatagacatttatatagctttcacatgatagaatgttagaatttatgttggtaagtaggactttttgccctcttaaggttaagtgggtgtcttacttgacttatgtggtgagtcttgggtggtgtgggctaaaatattcaagctggactagctgtgactaggtcctaggtgagtatttcggccttcatcatagataggtctttatagtctttgacgagtatatgttcactgcttgatagcctttgtgttcctgactagtggatgtttatccaagttggggcatgacctcaggtacttattttgatagtatggggtcagcttaagtactagccgacccttcggtggtgtccttagggtactcacttcactttgttttaaaaaaagttgtgagtcttgggtgcggtggtgtgtatccgcatgtctaggtctgcgcagattttaggctagggttgtgttgtctcttggccatgttttcttaatagtaacacgagccaagataccggttcgattaccttccctacctcgtggtatagacttgagttacaaagtgactattgaccgtactaagaacttatgcctgtctttgatatattgccctttcttgtatggtgattctatgaatcatagaaggtgagatgcaagccggctatggttgatagagtttggattacaatttgttatatgtttcacatgttagtttagtttggtcagtttagggctcatatgttagaatagttggtaattgaattatttatcatcttgtttacatgttttactaaatgttacattaattttgacgattcgtggctgggaggactcgaagttactccccactgaattgtggctttcgtgtttgtataaaatgcgattgacaggttgttgatgctttgttgggggtcacagacgagctagtgagcaaggaaccttggacctagtttggctttcttttgtagaaaccttttatctttgggttatgtatataaccttttaacttttggtttgtatataatttgaagggacatatgtctcccttttccattttgggttgtatcattatgtattttcttaCCTTTAGCGGTGTTAAGTAAATTAGATTGTGGCAAttacaggttttggcacccgtctATTGGGGacgttggaaatgttgtgattggtttagaaaagttttttgaaattacaggtttttggctagttgaaccaattacaaacatatcctaccagtttttctgtagaatttacgtaactatttaaggctagatttaagggtgtcacaccagaacctgtttctttttctctctgttattcaatcacgcgtccgagctcatttcaggaatcaacctgttcgatttcagcctcaaataacgaggtttaacacatttttcacgataaaccgagtttcaaatgaatctttggtttcaggcacaccaagcaccccaaatgttttccgttggtgctcaaactttgcgtggccgctttatctgacccgaggacctttctatgtgatttccggagaattttattccggtaccccgaaatcccgaaaaaccgtgtattatacacttcaatttcagccgttcggaaggtcataccggaacctgtttctttttctccctgtttttcaatcttgcgtccgagctcatttcaggaatcaacctgttcgatttcaggaatcaaccttttcgatttcagcctcaaataacgagctttaacacatttttcacgataatccgagtttcggcgaatgctggtttgtggcacaccgacaccccaaaatgtcttctgttggtgctcaaactttgcgtggccgtattatctgacccgaggaactttctatgtgatttccggagaattttgttccgggaccccggaatcccgaaaaaccgtgtattatacacttcaatttcagccgttcggaaggtcgtactggaacctgtttctttttctccctggttttcaatcacgcgtccgagcacatttcaggaatcaacatgttcgatttcagcctcaaataacgagctttaacacatttttcacgatactcaggagttttgcgaatctttggtttgtggcacaccaaagaccccaaatgtcttcctttggtgctcaaactttgtgtggccgctttatatgaccaggggaactttctttgtgatttccggagaattttattagggaccggaatcgaaACAAAcacaggaactgtttctttttctccctgtttttcaatcacgcgtccgagctcatttcaggaatcaacctgttcgatttaaggaatcaacctgttcgatttcagcctcaaataacgagttttaacacatttttcacgataatccgagtttcggcgaatgctggtttgtggcacaccggcacccccaaatgtcttccgttggtgctcaaactttgcgtggccgcttaatctgacccgaggaactttcgtgtgatttcggagaattttattagggaccggaatcccgaaaaaccgtgtattatacacttcaattttggtaGTTCGAAAGGtcgtcggaactgtttctttttctcctgttattcaatcacgcgtccgagctcatttcaggaatcaacctgttcgatttcaggaatcaacctgttcgatttcagcctcaaataacgaggtttaacacatttttcacgataatccgagtttcggcgaatgctggtttgtggcacaccgacacccccaaatgtcatccgttggtgctcaaactttgcgtggccgcttaatctgacccgaggaactttctgtgtgatttccggagaattttattccgggaccccggaatcccgaaaaaccgtgtattatacacttcaattttgaccATTCGAAAAGGTcgacggaactgtttctttttctccctgtttttcaatcacgcgtccgagctcatttcaggaatcaacctgttcgatttcaggaatcaacctgttcgatttcagcctcaaataacgagctttaacacatttttcacgataatccgagtttcggcgaatgctggtttgtggcacaccggaaccccaaaatgtcttccgttggtgctcaaactttgcgttgccgtattatctgacccgaggaactttctatgtgatttccggataattttattccgggaccccggaatcccgaaaaaccgtgtattatacacttcaatttcaaagtagTTCGAAAGGTCGTGactggaactgtttctttttctcctgtttttcaatcacgcgtccgagctcatttcaggaatcaacctgttcgatttcaggaatcaaccttttcgattgacctcaaataacgagccttgacacatttttcacgataatccgagtttggcgaatctttggtttcaggcacaccggcaccccaaatgtcttctgttggtgctcaaactttgcgtggccgctttatctgacccgaggaactttctatgtgatttcgaagaattttattcgggaccggaatcccgaaaaatcgtgtattatacacttcaatttcatttgTTCGGAAGGTCATCgaaaactgtttctttttctcctgtttttcaatcacgcgtccgcgctcattttaggaatcaacctgttcgatttcaggaatcaacctgttcgatttcagcctcaaataacgagttttaacacatttttcacgataatccgagtttcggcgaatgctggtttgtggcacaccggcacccccaaatgtcttccgttggtgctcaaactttgcgtggccgctttatatgaccagaggaactttctatgtgatttccggagaattttattccgggaccccgaaatcccaaaaaaccgtgtattatacacttcaatttcagccgttcggaaggtcgtaccggaacctgtttctttttctccctgtttttcaatcacgcgtccgagctcatttgagtaatcaaccttttcgatttcaggaatcaacctgttcgatttcagcctcaaataacgaggtttaacacatttttcacgataatccgagtttcggcgaatgctggtttgtggcagaccgacaccccaaaatgtcttccgttggtgctcaaactttgcgtggccgtattatctgacccgagtaactttctatgtgatttacggagaattttattccgggaccccggaatcccgaaaaaccgtgtattatacacttcaatttcagccgttcgaaaggtcgtaccggaacctgtatctttttctctctgtttttcaatcacgcgtccgagctcatttcaggaatcaacctgttcgatttcagcctcaaataacgagatttaacacatttttcacgataatccgagtttgcgaatctttggttcaggcacaccggcacccccaaatgtcttccgttggtgctcaaactttgtgtggccgctttatcagacccgaggaactttctatgtgatttccggagaattttattagggaccggaatctcaaaaccgtgtattatacacttcaattttagccgttcggaaggtaaacgggaactgtttctttttctcctgtttttcaatcacgcgtccgagctcatttcaggaatcaactgttcgatttgacctcaaataacgagatttaacacatttttcacgataatccgagtttttgcgaatctttggttttgcaggcacaccaagcacccccaaatgtcttccgttggtgctcaaactttgcgtggccgctttatctgacccgaggaactttctatgtgatttccggagaattttattccgggaccccggaatcctgaaaaaccgtgtattatacacttcaatttcagtataAGATTCAACGTATAATGGATTTACAATAGTCGATAAACTTGATAAATAATTGCCGTATCATAGGGCCGTCAGCCGTCAGCCGTCAGCCATCTCATACTCTTatattatactccgtatatgatTAACTAATTAACTGATTGACTAAAATTATTCTTTAAAGTGATAAATAAGAATAAACAATTTCCATTTAATTATCCCGAACGTGTACAACAAACAAAAGAGGACTAGAGGAGCCTTCTTAGACGACTTTGACTTTTCTCGTTGACCTAGTAATAACATGCAGCTTCCTTGAATTTTCTACGTTATCATTTCTTACGTACATTCTCTATATATACTTGCTAACTATTAAGCATATTATCAAACTAATTAAACACTCATTCTCTCTTTCAAtattatcatttataaattatacTCCCTTCATCTCAAAAGAAATACATACTCGAATTAATATCATGAAGCAGCCAGCGGTTGGGATTCCATTAGCCGCCCAATCCTATGCTCCGCAAACTCCGCAACATGGCGGGGTCGGCGGAGAATTCTCCACTGGTCTTTGTGATTGTTTCTCTGATTGTTCATTATGTAAGTTTTAATTATAGTTGTAACTGTATATACTTGTATAAAACTGTTTTATTGTTGAGACGATACTAAAATTATTCGAGATTTAGTAATATATTGAAGTTTTGCAGGTTGTTTGACATGTTGGTGCCCTTGCATCACATTTGGACGTATTGCTGAGATTGTCGACAAAGGCTCATcatgtaagttttttttttttcttttaaaaagtaataaataatttaaaattattgAAGTTAAGCCGAGTTTTATACTTTCTTAATCACTTATATTGGTTAAATCTTAGAGCGTGTTTGGTTGGGAGGTTTGGAATGAAGTGGAATGGATTCTAgtcattctagtgtttggttggggtgttttggaatggagttagaatcctgatGGATTCTCATTCCACCCCAACCCTAGCTCCTCATagattcaaactccattcctaCAGGTTTATTTTTCTAATGAACCAAACATGTTTTGGAAGGTATGAAATTGAAATCTCATACTCCTATGATTTCTCATTACAATCCATTCCATTTCTAAGTAGTAAACCAAACGACCCCTTTAGCTCTTTAAAAGTCTCGTTACATTTTAACCGGAACATATTCCCTCCGTTTCATTTTATTTGTCAACTTtagaaaaaaatcaattttttttttattttaccgTTTTCCATGCATCACATGTTTTCTACCTTCCCCAAACAATAACTTGACTATTTGATTTGTCTAAAAAGTTGTTTTTATTAGTACCAAAGTCATTTATTTCACTTAATTATTAGTGGAACTTTTTCCaatcagtggcggagccaggattttagACCAGCGGGGGCGAATTGATTATACTATAAGGCAATTTccgaaaaaatccaaaaattttaactaaaaatgtCGAAATTTTCAAATGCCAACGGAGGCGggcgcccctgctagccccccgCTCCACCACTGTTTCCAATAATTTCTTAATTATTTGTCGCTTTCTTTCAATATGTTATAAATGAGTCTTTTAATAACAGTAGTCGGTCTCTCTTAAGACGGACATATCCGTCTTAAGATTAAAACATGTCAAATAATATACCGCTTAATTAGATAGGACAATTGTTTTGCTAGTCCCTATAACCTCTGATTTTGTCTTATCATGTTCGTTTATGTCCGTCCtgaacaagaatttgtgttttaatAAATGTTCTTGGTCGGGTGCAGCATGTGGAGTGAGTGGGGCATTGTACACCTTGATTATGGCCTTCACAGGATGTCAATGGGTATACTCATGCACATATAGGTCTAAATTGAAGGCACAATATGGAATGGAAGACAATACTTGCGGAGATTGTTGCACTCATTTTTGGTGTGAACCTTGCGCCTTATGTCAAGAATACCGTGAGCTTCAACACCGTGGCTACGACGTTGCACTCGGTAATCATCACTTGTTCGTCTTTCTATTATATATAAGCTCGGAGAATGTTAGTTTACTAATAAGAtgtttttaagttcatttgaccAAATAAGTCAAATGTGATCTGTATAATATAAAACTCTTTATttacagctgtcaaaaaaaaaaaaaaaaaaaaaaaaactaataagatGTTTTTTGGTTCGTTTGTAGGATGGCATGGGAACATGGAAAGGCAAAATGCTGGCATGATGCCTCCGCAAATGGGAGGCGGGATGATGCGATAAGTCCGATTAATACACCGTGACGTGGTGGTTAGCCGAAAGTGGGCACTGGGCAGTGTTTGATGTTATATATTGTACGGATGATTTGTTTTGCGTTGGTGTTTTATAgatttttctttttcgtttgatTGTTTATTTTTCGTGTTATATATTCATCAATTTCGTGTATAACTTATTTATACCTGAGAAATAGAATGATGCGATCGAGTATTATTTGCTACAATTTCACATATCTCGTCATCGCTGCTTTCGCTTCTCTTCAATGCAGCAAGCATATACCGAGTATTTACGTACATGAAAGATCATCCGGCCCAATTAGAGGTTAAAAATGTCATTTATCTATAAATGTGGTTCCAACATTAAGTACTTCATTTTGTCTGATCAGTGAATAATTTacgtttattttattttgataagaAAATAAAGCAAACGTAAATAATTGTGTTAAAGTGACCAGGTGGCGAACATGTAAAAGATTGACAAGTGTATGAATTACGAAAGGTAATTAAGAAGTTGTGACGGCCGGGAAAGAAAAGAGTATATAAAACTCATTGTGAGATTAAGGAAGCATATGACTATATGAGTATGATTATACATACCGAAGTTTTAATATATCACCAATACCGCTATAACATTATGCAAGTTTAGACAACAAATAATATTGAGAAACTATAGTCTAAAGATCGAGCATTGAGCAAAATACATATGGAGTAATTTTTAGATGCTCGGTAAATTTAAAGTATCATCACCATTAATAATCAagttaatttttcaaaaaaaaaaaaaaaagtgggtgTGGTCTTTATTTCATAAACAAAACTAGATTTAAAGTCATTTGTAGTCAAGCAACATCATGTAATAATAAGTCAATGTTAGGACCCATGACACAGGTATATCAGTCCTAAGAATAAAACGGATCAAATAACATCCCACTCATATAAATAAGACAAATCTTTTAataatacacaaattctcattgaagacatgacatatccgtcacaagctgaagacggataccattttacctcacaatatacccactttttctctctctgcaacactattcatgcgGTCCCCTttttccactaacccattttgttaccattttatctcacaaaatatccgtcacaaatggtaacccgtcacaagggagaccaattgttaatAATAATTGCAATGCATTCGATTTTTGCTTTCTGTGTCATATTTGAGTCGTCTTAAAATTAAGGCGAATATACCCGTTTTAAATgagaactagttttaaacccgtgcaaaattgcacgggcatgtatttgggccagtattaatgtttttggatgtatatttgtttttgcatttctattatacttatctagttggtctaaatctacgatctacataatttatgtttaaatttgttaaaaacacgtgttcacatacactggtttataaggaaataacgtaatctacttttgtgaataaaaattgcatacataaaaaactttacatccggataaaagaaatataatcaactttaacatatgtatgtaattcatttgcgttttatgttcgatcccgtatataaatgttattccttcttgaaaatatgtaattttattattacgtaattttgttttaaaaattatgtaatttaatttcatttactcgcatttgtaatttattctgcgtatatgttattaattttatttacaccgaatgtataaaattatttcataatattaattcatagaattttttcataatattatttcatagaatttgttgtaaTTTAATTCATCGCATGTTTGAAAACACGGAAatgtgaagaaataaatacattacacactcacgggtcccaccataacatgaatttccaaaaaaaaaaaaaaaaaaactgtattaatgacgtggcgcgccgaggattgagtattgtcttttgtattaatatagataagatttgtAAAGGTCATAATGTGAATGGGTACGTTAGTGTGATCACAACACAATTCCCTGCATGCATATATTCTGTTTTCTGTCGTATGTCAACCTATCAGAACAATTATTCAAATCCACCTTGGAGTTATTATACAGAAATAGCGATGTCTAATTAATTAGTGCGTTCATCGGAGGATGACACTAATTTTGAGTTAATGAGTAACTGCCCACTATGCATTTGTATATATTTATGGATTGTTTGATTCAGTAAGGTACCTCAATAATTGACATGAAAATGTCCAAAATGGTACGTACGATTTTAGGTAAAATAGTAATGAAACTGTAAAAGACTAAAAGTAATAAACGTTATTGTAGTTACATTTAATATAAAATGATTTACTACTAAAGATTACTCCAATTTACCGTAAGATGGGTTACTTTCGTTATGAAAATAGTAGATAAAGAAAAGATTTAGCTTGAGCAATGGTCGAAGTGTTACGAAAAACACACAAGAAAGTATTGGGGTTAAGCCGTTGTAAACGGGTCAATCGTATAGGGTTTggatcgggtcaattcgggtttatCATATTATCGGGTTAGGTTGTTTCAGTTTTCAGGTATGTTGGTCGGGCCAGGTTGTTTCGGATTTCGGGTGTTTTCGGGTATGTGGGTAAGTCATTTTCAGATCAATGGTTTGGGTTAAttcgggtcaatgattaagaAAGGAAAAAGTACGTTTACTTTTATTACCTATTTTTAATTTACTTTTggtaattaattttttatttctAACGTAAATAATATTAGGTATGCTTTTAAATTAGCCATTTCAAACTTTTTTTTTGTCAGTTATAGTTATATTTTTGTCGATCGGGTCATTTTCAGATCGGCTGATTTTAGATTGGACCAGTTCCAGGTCAACAAAGCTCA
The Silene latifolia isolate original U9 population chromosome 11, ASM4854445v1, whole genome shotgun sequence genome window above contains:
- the LOC141612470 gene encoding cell number regulator 9-like, yielding MKQPAVGIPLAAQSYAPQTPQHGGVGGEFSTGLCDCFSDCSLCCLTCWCPCITFGRIAEIVDKGSSSCGVSGALYTLIMAFTGCQWVYSCTYRSKLKAQYGMEDNTCGDCCTHFWCEPCALCQEYRELQHRGYDVALGWHGNMERQNAGMMPPQMGGGMMR